The window AAAACTAGAACCAGATCCAGACCGTTTGCACTCTATATCTAAATTGGAATTAGACCGTAAAAACCTATTCGATTCTACggttttgggctttttataatccagcctaattacattgtttttatttatttttttatttaatctagcccaagcttctttttttttgttagcttgttagtacaccccactgtcagttcacacttcactattagccactcccactagggtacgataccaagaccttagtgttgaaatgaggtatctttcactcagtctaccacttgagctatggatcgggGTGTATCCAGCCCAAGCTCCTTTGCTGAAAATTTTTGCAAAGAGTATTCTTGTCATGGTTTGCTTTTATGGCCCTTTTGTGTtcccaaaataattttttttccaatgtcTATTTGTGTTGtgatctatttgatgaatggtataaattttttttaaaaaataaaatttaaatatttattgaccaagGGCTCTGGTTCTAGGTCTGGTTCCAGGGTTTGGTTACATGGTCCAGTTTGTGGTCCGGTTCAATTTTGCAGGACCCCAAATTGAGAACCGAACCAAactaaccggttctttgatttttggaaaggAATTGAAACCGGTGCACTAGTGAtgtagaaccggaccaaaccgtgcAGTCTGGTTGGTTCCAATCCGGTGTACTGGTTCTATCGTTTCGTGTGCACCCTTACCAACAACCCTTGGATGAAAGCCTTGAAATATCGTAACAAAGTTGAATGCTTTAGGTCAGTTATAATGGATGCTCCTCCAATCAAAATTCTTGAAACTTGAATAAATTTTATACAATTAATTCAAGTTAACTGTCCAAATTACAGATACCAGTTTATATGTATCATGaattaaaaatcaagcttattCAATAAATTGACTATTAGATTAATTGACattagttaaaaatgaaaaatccaatgGTACTTATGCAACAAAAAACTCCTAGTGAATAAGAGGTCGTTACCTGATcaaaacaatctgattttttcaTTATACCTTGGAGATAGCAGGTTCCACAGTTTTACCGGTTTGATATATAGGTTAACatgtgccatgtgtacaatttttgagtgcctgTGTATAAGTATGGGGCCCTTGCAGAGTATCTAATAACCTGCCAAAATAAAATCTCCTTCGAACTTCACAAAGTCAGTTCACGTTTAGTTCCTTGGCAaggatgtggggccaccgtgatgtttgtgagaaatccaccccatccatccgtttttcaagctcattttggGCAttccacaaaaaatgaggtggatccaaaactcaagtggatcatacaaaaggaaaatttgggaaaagatactcctaccgttgaaacctttctgggttccaccttgatgtttataagccatccaaaccgtttataaggtcaatccctctgggatgaagggaaaacacacaataataataataataatagcctaatacaaaacttttatggctataaGATTGTTTCAACCGTGCTCACTGaaaccccactgttttctctcatgtggctcacttgatttttagatccacctcattctcAGTcacatctcctaaaatgagcactaaaaacggatggacagagtggattactcacaaatatcacagtgggccccacccaacacggtgcagccgtgaccgtggagcccacctatatgtattttgtatatatatatatatatatagatatatatatatatatatatatatatatatgtattttgtatatccacgctgtccatccattttttaagcttaATTTAAGGtatagaaaaataaagcagatctaaatctcatatggaccacaccttaggaaattgtggtgattgaacacccaccgttaaaaggtttctagggcccacaaaaatgcccaaagtaatgtttattttccatccaacctattgttaAGGTAACAGTTaccaggatgaaaggaaaaatataaagttaaggttgatccaagactttttgggcccataaataaatttttaatggttaattaccactgtttcgtgtgaAATGGCCTACTagaaatttggatatgcttcaaaaaggttgatccaagactttttgggcccataaataaatttttaatggttaattatCACTGTTTCGTGTGaaatggcccacttgaaatttggatatgcttcattttttgcatagTTTCCTAAAAGGAGCTTTTAAAAAGGATGTACAGATTGGATATATAAaatctacatcaaggtgggccccacattcggggccgcacctaatttgTATAATTGACGGTCCACACATGCAAGTGTTTGGTCTTTTACCTAATCTTTATAATAACTTTGGACTAACTATTTTATTCGTTTGATCAGATTGAAGCTTGGGGATGCATGGGTGTCCACTGTGGGACCTACGTATGGTTGACGGTTCAAATTGATGAATGGCCCTTCTGatgttggatggtcaagatcatctgaTCCAAGGTGGACACTTTCTTGTTGCAATCAATCAAGACTACCTATTTTCCTGGATTTTAattggatggctatgatcatcATATGAAAGTGATTAGAGGAGTGATAGGAACAATCTAAGGTATGAGCTTTTTACTGAGCTTTGCAATTTAGTTATTTAATAGAGTAGTGATGCAAGTAGAGTTGAGTTGAGGTGAGCCTTAAAAAGAAAAAGCATGATgtgaaactttggtgggccacaagaaaGTTTGGACGGTAGCATCTCATCCCCACATTtcccacacatatcaaggtgggcctaacaacTTTTTATTGGACGGGCTCCATACAAATTCGTATCCAGTATCaagagattaaaaaataataataataaattaaattaaattttttaaaaaaaatcatgaaccGTGAGATTGCTAACCTGATTTCTAGCCCATTCGCATCTGTATCCTAACCGAAAAAGCCTTGGCACTGTGATGATCCACACAAGCACTTCTGCATCATgcgattagagctgggcatcgagtcaagtcggaccgagttagggctgactcgactcgatccaactCAATACTGAGTCcggcatgcctgactcgatccgagtctggtctggcctggactgatccggaccgaaTCTGATTTGGTCAGAAGTACCAAGTTGGGTTGAGTTAGCACCGAGTCGGAttaagagatgagggagggagaaacCAAGAGAGTagagaggagagaaaggaggaggagagtgatggtggtgggtggttgccgggcttggaggatgaggagggtgatggtggtgggtggttgccgggcttggaggatgaggagggtgatggtggtgggtggttggaagatgagggagggagagagagaggccaggcatggaagatgaggaggatgagggggggagagagagatttaGGGATCTAATCGGGGTAGGGTGCGGCGAGTAGGGTTAGAGAGACTGGTTTCAgatcgagttgggtcgagttactaggtaactagaacttgactcggtttgagtttggattgggagatgcctactcggttcggaccgactcacccattcggttcgggtcgagtcaaaTCTAAATGAGTTGAACAAGTTGAGTTAGCCAGATCAAGTCATCCAGTGCCCACCTCTATCTGTGATgcccactcatgtggcccaccttctcgtTGCTTGAATGGGCCCCACTCAGGCCATAATCTTACGCCAATTCAGTCAACGGTGGGATGTGCTTGATCGCGTAGAACATGATGTGTAGATAGCAATCATCAAGATGATTGTAGACCATCGGTTGCCAGAAAACGTTGGGCGTGTAACTTTGGTTCATGAATCGGGCCATGTTTCCCCTATTCTTCGCGCTAATGATGATTGTGAACGGCTCAGATGGCACGATTGGTGGCTCGGTGGGACACTTTTCTTCTAGCAATGCAGGATCGTAGTTCCATTCAGATGGGTCCATTTTGTAGGACAGGCTCGAAGATGTACCCACCTTCATCATCATCGTCCTCCACTTTGATCATCTGATCGATGTCCTCAGCCATTTACTGGCAGATGAAGGACCCCGCTCTGATTGGGTCCCACGATCGGACGGCCCATCATCTATTTTTCGTCTTGAAAACCTCCAATCTGAACCATACACCCTTATGAGCCACTCTATTTCTAGAATTTGACAAGCACAAACACCTGGCCCCACACTCGTATATGAATGGTTTACAGCTCATGAACACCCCAGCCGGGCCATATGGGAGATATCCACCGTTCGATCTCACACAATGGCAGTTGGGATTGCTCGGGACACACGTACCCTTGCAGTTGCATCTGACCCTTGATCTCTTGGAGTTTATGGGACTCAAGTAATTGACTCTATGACTATTTTTGAAATGAGTGGCGCCCTTCTCATCATTAACGTTGTTCACGAGATAGACGGGTAGATTTTCCATCCTGCCCGATAGGTTAGACTGGATCATGTCAGGCCTCAACATAAGATTCTCTTTCCACCGTTGGATGGACTTCCAGATCACAATGTCGTTGGGATGGCCCAAGATCCATAGCATTTTGTACTTGAAAATGGCGTGGCCCTTGGATCTATCTATCCAAGTCGCTTGTATATTATAGAGGCCATCATAAACGTAGATCCTGCCCGTTGGAGTAGTTTGATTCTTCATATAACGGATGACCCTGATCTCATTTTTTCGATAGATGCTCTTCTCTAAGGCCAGATTGCCGCTCTGGAGTGAACGATCACTGACCACCTTCAGCTCCATGTAAACCATCACATCTGGATCGTCCAGATCATCTTTTTGGGGCCCAGAAACCAAACTAATGGCTACGATGTCTTCTTCATTTCCAAACTTAAGGCTCATGTAATCGACCACATCCATCACCGTTGAATGCAATCCAATCAAGGATATCTCATATCTGAAGAAGAAGATATCACCGATTGTGACCCCTTTGGTGGGCCTCGATATCTTCCTCATATTCACATATAACCCTTTACTGGTCATGATTGCCCCAACCACCAGATCGGGTCGTGTAATGGCACTACGACCTGACTCAATGGCACTATTGACATGCAATAGCCTCTGTTGGAGCCCGTTGAAGGTGATCATGGTTTTCTCGATCAGGCCCCGATCACTGTCAATCAACGGAGATGGTGAAATGTCATCCTCATCGTTCAGTTTCTTGCTCAGAATGTTATCATCGGAGTCAGTCTCGCTGCCTCCAATTTCAATCAGAGCAATTGATGGCCTCCGATTCCCACTTGGCCCACTTCTTGAAGGTTGTGATCTAGTGGAATCGCCCCTCTTTCTACCCTTCTCTCGTGGCCTTAAGTTGGACACTTTTGACGGGCACACATCACCATTAGTGACCCACATAAACCGCGGTCTCGACATTAATACACAGAGACAGTAAGAGAATcaagctttggttatctcagaaggaataccttgagaatgtattgaTAAAGTATGTGATGAACAAGGCAAAGTCGGTCAACATTCTTAATATGgttcattttaagctttcttctaaACAATATCCTAAAACCgatgaagaaaagaaggaaatgtCTCGCGTGCCTTATTCGAGCACAGTTGATAGcttatgtatgtcatggtctgtataagatcagatatttcacatgcagttggtGTTGTTAGCATATACATATCTAATCTCGACAAACAATAATGGGAGGCAGTGAAATAACTACTTAgatacattcaaggtacaaaTACTTCATTTTAACATTTGAGAATTCAAGGGCCAAGTTGGTAGGATATGTAGATTCTGATTacatgggcagtgtggatacTAGAAAGTCAACTTCtgattactcgtttgtactagtgggtggagtGATTAATTGGCTGTGAAATCTTCATTCTGTAGTGGCTTTTTCTACAATTGAAGCTAAGTATATGGTAGTGACAGATGCATTCAAGAAAAGATATTTGGTTAAGGgaaatgataaatcagttggggcttcagcaagAAGTCATGTTAGTTAATCGTGACAACGAATGCacgatcaatttggctaaaaattctgtttgtcactcacgtactaaacatgtTGATGTgtgtcaccattttatccaacaagtgcttgaggaatgaTGAGTGACTCTAGAGAAAAgattcacactggtgtgaatcCGGTTAACATACTTACGAAAgtggttcccacagagaagttcaagttttgtgcaacttcacTGGCCTTAGCAAGGACATAAATAGAAAACAGAGTGTGCACGAAAAGCGATGATGGAGATATAATATAAGGTATAATTAGAGACGGGGATATGAAGTTATgtagaatgaagattgaagacatggtgaagattgttgtggatatcttaaatctataaacaatagggtctgtcgatgtcattgacaaactactcgatgccattgagtggTCGATGCCATcacaaaaatccaaaaaattcatgtttagtcgttggaatgttttgatgttttactcattgtcatcgaaggtgttcgaTGTCGTCGACATATTGTTGCAATCACAACCCCCAACCGTGATTACAACGATCTACCACCATTCTTGGGGCCATAGATGGTGATCAAACGAGTAGACCGTGGTCCATGTGGGAAACTAATGGCCATGTGGGCCCGTCGAAAGTGTCCAAATTAAGGCCACTAGAGAAGGGCATAAAGAGGAGCATTTCCACTATATCAGAACCTTCAAGAAGCGGGCCAAGTGGGACGAGAGGCCATCGATTGCTTTGATTGAGACTGGAGGCAGCGAGACCGAAAGCGATGATAACATTCCGAGCAAGAAAGAAATCGGTGATGATGATATTTTACCACCTCTGTTGATTGACAGTGATCGGGGCTTGATCAAGAAAACCATGATCACTTTCGACGGGCTCCAATGGAGGCTATTGCAGGTCAACAATGCTACTGAGTCGGGTTGTAGGGCCATTACACTCCCCGATCTGGTGGCTGGGGCGATCATGGCCAATGAAGTGCTTGAAGTGAATATGTGGAAGATACTAGAGTGTTTGCAATCGGTGTTGTCTTCTTCTTCAGGCACGAGATGTGGTTGTTCGGATTGCATTCGATGGTGATGGGTGCGGTCGATTACATGAGCCTTAAGTTTAGCAATGAAGAAGACATCATAGCTGTTAGCTTGGTTTTTGTGCCCCAAGAAGATGATCTGGATGATCCATGAGATGTGATGATCTACATGGAGCACAAGGTGGTTAGTGATCATTCGGTCTAGAGCAGCAATCTGACCTTAGAGAAGAGCATCCATCAGAAAAATGAGATCAGGGCCATCCGTTGTATGAAGAATTAGACCACTCCAACGGACAGGATCTACGTTTATGATGGCTTCTATAATATCCAAGAGACTTGGATAGAGAGATCCAAGGGccatgccattttcaagtacaaaATGTTGAGGATGCCGGGCCAGCCCAATGACATTTTGATCTGGAAGTCGATCGAACGGTGGAAAGAGAATCCCATGTCAAGGCCCAGCATGATCCAGCCTGACCTGTCGGGCAGTTTAGAAAATCTACCCATCTATCTTGTGAACAACGTTGATGATGAGAAGGGCCCCGCCCATTTCCAATATAACCATAGAGTCAATTACTTGAGTcccataaactccatgagatcaAGGGCTACATGCAACTGCAAGGGCATGTGCGTCCCGGGCAATCCCAACTGCAATTGTGTGagattcaacggtggatatctCCCATATGGCCCAGCAGGGGTGCTCGTGAGCCATAAACCACTCATATACGAGTGTGGGGCCGGGTGTTTGTGCTCGTCAAACTGCAGTAATAGAGTAGCCAGAAGGGTGTACGGTTCATATTGGAGGTTTTCAAGAGAAAAAATAGAGGATGGACCGTCCGATCGTGGGACCCAATCAGGACAGGGTCCTTCATCTGCCAGTACACGGGTGAGGCCATCGATCAGATTATCAAAgtggaggatgatgatgatgaagatgtgtACATCTTCGAGCCTGCCCCACCAAAAATGGACCCATCTGAATAGAACTACGAGCCTGCATTGCTAGGAGAAGAGGGCCCCACCGAGACACCAATCGTGTCATCTGAGCCGTTCACAATCATCATCAGCGTGAAGAATAGGGGGAACGTGGCCCGATTCATGAACCATAGTCACGCCCATCGTTTTCTGGCAGCCTATGGTCTACAATCATCTTGATGATTGCTATCTGAACATCATGTTCTACGAGATCAAGCACATCCCACCATTGACTGAATTAACATACGATTATGGCctgagtgggacccacttgagcaacgataaggtgggccgcatgattGGCCATCGCAGGACGCAGAAGTGCTTGTGTGGATCATCATAGTGCCAAGGCTTTTTCGGTTAGGCTACATAaacaaatgggccagaaatcagGTTAGCAATCTCACCGTTCGTTATTTAATCTTTTTATCTCTTGATATTGGATACAAATTTGTATGTAGTCCGTCCAACAAGAagttgttgggcccaccttgatatgtgcggaatcagtgtgattttttagcTCCTGGCcacaaaaaattggatggattagatggccTATCCTGATTGGTGGTTGGACCGTCCATTTATCCTTGGCGTTGTTTAAAAACCTGAACACCTCAACTCAACTCAggtcagctgagtcaactcgacttgcaTCAACACTTTATTAAATAACTAATTTCGATTTGGCAAAACTCAGTAAAAAGCTCATACCTTAGATTGTTCCTATCACTCCTCTAATCACTTTCATATgatgatcatagccatccaatTAAAATCCAGCAAAATGGGTAGTCTTGATTGATGGCAACAAGAAAGTGTCCACCTTGGAtcagatgatcttgaccatccaacatCAGAAGGGCCCATTCATCGATGATTGAATATTTGCTTGGCTTCTATTAGAGGCAAGTCTGAAATGGGTGTAATGGGAATCATATTGTCCATTGCCAAAACCTAGTACATATTGGATGAGATGCCCAAATTTCAGTGAAAAAGTCATGTAAGTCCACAAAATGCATTAGAATACGTTAATAAACATTTCTAAATACTTAAAAATAGTCCCGTAAGTCTAcaaaaaatttaatgaaaaatcctGTAGTACTTTCTGAATTCGGCATTAACAAACAACACTTAACACAAATCATTTTCTCAGGCCTTAAGTGACTGAAGCTCCCGTTTCTCCAGTTTCCCCTATGGAGGAAGGAAGCATTGGAATAAATCGGAAAAACCATGGATAAAGCAGGTAGCCCTAGCTGAAAATTGAAGCATTGGCACATGCAAACAGCGTTAATATCCACTGACATGCAACATTGCTCTATGTAATTTTCAAAGTTTATTTTAGATTCAAGCCATGAATGTCATgtgatatcttcttcttcttcttttttattttttatttttatttttattctgtaATTTTTTTCTGTATACTGAAAAGCTCCTCAACACTAGCGGCGGACCCATTGAAATTAGATGAGTGTTGTTATGGCTCTTGCATTTGTTTGCCATTGCTATGTGAGGATACATTATAATTGATCCATATATTTGTACATAGAAACATATGTTTTGTAGCAAGTTTTACTGGTTGCACCCTTGGCAGGTATGTTGGTTGGTAGTTGACTCTTGATGACTTTATACAAGTTCTTGATATGGTTATTCATCTCCATCTTGTGTATTTATAAATTGCATTATTTTTATGATAATTGTAGTTCTCTCTctttaatatgtatatatatatatatatatatatatatatatatatatatatatatatatatatatatatatatatatatatggttgggACACACTTCTTGGTTACCTAAGCCACtgagctggtgggtcccatcatgggatTGGTCATATTTTGATAGCTTgcctatcagatgatcctagccatctaatgaAAATGCCCAATTATAACAAGTGGTTGAATCTATGAGAGCCAAGTtgcatggttaggatcatctgattgaaAGTTAATCCATGTAAGATTCTTCATGGGTCATTTGTGTATCtgtatccattgtaatttaagcttGTTTCATTATAAAATCATTTTAATGAGAGAGTAACAAGGATGTGAATGGAACCTGTGTCCGATTTTGAGGAATACATGTCCTAGTGTGGTTTATTAAAGCTTAGAGGTTGCTGTAGGGAATAACAATGATACTTGAATACCATCTTCTGTGTATTGATGGTAATGAGTGGGTCTTCTTTACAGGAAAAGATAGCCTACAACACATGCACTAACTGAATCATATACCATCATATGGCTGTTAGCCATGTAATCCATGCAAGCAAGCTTGCAATAATTAGTTGAATTGGATGGTGGGACTCTAAATGGTTCTGTTTCCAACCTAAGGATTGAATCTAAGAAAGTTGTGGGAACCTTTcactacaaaaataaaaaaataaaaaaatgaccaaagcTGACGGTTGTGTTTGATTGGTATTGGACTGAATTTTCTCAATCCAATTTGCTTGCACATAAATGCGGCCTGAATTATATATATGATTGATAATTTGGAAGCAGGTTATCTTATTGCTCTTGTATTGCTGTGGAAGAATGGATCTACTTTCATCTGTGACTGTCATGCTTTCTTTCATTAGTTTTGCAAGTTAATAGAAATTTAACTCTAATCAATGCCTATAAAATACGTTAGGTGCCGAAAATCATTTGATATATTAGTATACATGTCATTTTTCAGAATGATGATTTTTGTAAAGTTCTTGTCATATATTTTACAGAAATTGGTTTCTTCATCCAAGTTTGCTAGAAAGGCATCAATAGACAAAATCCAAGCGAAGTCGTGTTCCAATGACAGAAAAGGTACAAACTTAGTTATGTGTGATCAGTTTACAACAGTGAGGGCTTTCTGTATTCCAAATCCCTTTCAAATTTTTTTCTTGtaatagtttatttttatgtcCCCATTAATTAGAGGGTCCCCATTGATTGTATTGTAGAAGTTCCAATCATTGATCTGTTTCTTTCTGCATGTTGATACTTATGTTGTTGTCTTGTGTAGTCTTGGAGGAATGCAGCTTAGGCATGTTCTTTCATTTGTTATTGTTCTTCCAATTTTAGTTAGATTTAGTGTCAtttctgatatttgttttccttcataGTTTGCATGTaggtctcatttttatttttattttccatttaatcaTAATGTCTTTAAGCATTAATCTCTTTTGCAGCTTGTTTGTTTATTGCTTGTTTCCATCTCAGACAGCTGAAGGTCTTGGTGAGAACCTTGTTTGCTCTAGGATTAAGGTCTGTTGGCCAGAGGATGTAAGATGTAAGTGCTGACTGTAACTGACATTTTTGCCATTataatatgatttttatttatttatttttttttccgtgGTTAATTcactgttcttttttttttttttttgccgtgGCCAATTCGAACTTTCTAATGATAAATTCAAGTTTTCATCTATGTTGTATTCTTTTTTGATTGAAATTTGATTAATATAGATAAAGTTTGACATTTTTTTACAAATTCGTGGAAATGTCCATATGAGTTCTGTCTTTTGATTAAAATAGAGTGAAATGGATAATGTTGCCTTTTCTTTCAGGAAATTCATGGAAAtttctttggttttcttttttGAGATAAATTTTATAATAGATCATCATAGATTTTTTCAATGAGAATAGCACACTGAAGAAATGATAGATTTTTCTAGATGCATTGAGATGCTATGCAACGGATTATAGGGAAGACACCAATGGTGTATCTAAATAATATTGTCAAAGGTTATGTTACAAATATTACTACTAAGCTTGAGATCATGGAACTATGTTGTAGTGTAAACAACAAACaagatatttatatttattttgatttctttctacATGATTTTGACAACCATAAAAATACAATGTctttccatcaatttttttttcaggATAGGTCACAGTATGATAGTTGATGCCAAAGCGAAGGGACTTATAACGCCTAAAAAGATAAGTAAAGTTATAGTTGCAGCTCTTCTATATGTCAATTGAATTTGCAAAAGAGGAAATTGGTGGGTAGTTAAAATTAtaaaagtattttttttattattttggattgccaaaaagAAAAGGATAGCTAAACTCAAAGCAAATCAACCTACCAAAAGATGTAGAAAATAGAAGAAACTATTCTTGAATACGCAAATGTGAACATTTGTATTAAGTCATAGCATTCAATCTGCATAACATACTTGATCTAAATCTATTCTCTTTAAAGCATTGCTTTCTTGAATATgtgaaaatataaaattttaaattaattcatagAAAAATTGATCTTTTCATGAATATGAATTTTTTGCTATAGTTAgaatttataatttattatttttgtgcagTTGCTAATCCTGAGCATATCAGAGAACTGATGAAGGTTG of the Magnolia sinica isolate HGM2019 chromosome 7, MsV1, whole genome shotgun sequence genome contains:
- the LOC131250552 gene encoding histone-lysine N-methyltransferase, H3 lysine-9 specific SUVH1-like — translated: MSRPRFMWVTNGDVCPSKVSNLRPREKGRKRGDSTRSQPSRSGPSGNRRPSIALIEIGGSETDSDDNILSKKLNDEDDISPSPLIDSDRGLIEKTMITFNGLQQRLLHVNSAIESGRSAITRPDLVVGAIMTSKGLYVNMRKISRPTKGVTIGDIFFFRYEISLIGLHSTVMDVVDYMSLKFGNEEDIVAISLVSGPQKDDLDDPDVMVYMELKVVSDRSLQSGNLALEKSIYRKNEIRVIRYMKNQTTPTGRIYVYDGLYNIQATWIDRSKGHAIFKYKMLWILGHPNDIVIWKSIQRWKENLMLRPDMIQSNLSGRMENLPVYLVNNVNDEKGATHFKNSHRVNYLSPINSKRSRVRCNCKGTCVPSNPNCHCVRSNGGYLPYGPAGVFMSCKPFIYECGARCLCLSNSRNRVAHKGVWFRLEVFKTKNR